In Microbacterium pumilum, the following proteins share a genomic window:
- a CDS encoding IS481 family transposase, which yields MSDRELERRANHKLAVLRHVEEVSFNVAATCRYYGISRQAYYGWKRRYEAEGFEGLKDRSSAPHHQPTKTDRDVVEKILWLRQQYHFGPQKISMYLARYHDVTISASGVWRILHKLGLGRLPTSQRYKRTQTRWKRYEKQRPGHALQVDVKFIEPLGQKGKKKRYYQYTAIDDCTRIRVLRAYERNDQKTAIQFIDHVLAKLPFQIERVQTDNGAEFGQAFHWHLLDKGIDHVKIRPRTPRLNGKVERSHRIDSDEFYKLLEGEVLDDTRLFADRLQQWEDHYNYDRPHGALGGQTPYERLKQKAAAPLS from the coding sequence ATGTCAGACAGGGAGCTCGAACGTCGGGCGAATCACAAGCTCGCGGTGCTGCGACACGTCGAGGAAGTCAGCTTCAACGTCGCCGCGACGTGCCGGTACTACGGGATCAGCCGGCAGGCCTACTACGGCTGGAAGCGACGATACGAGGCAGAGGGGTTTGAGGGGCTGAAGGACCGCTCCAGCGCCCCGCACCACCAGCCGACGAAGACGGACCGCGACGTGGTCGAGAAGATCCTCTGGTTGCGGCAGCAATACCATTTCGGGCCGCAGAAAATCTCGATGTACCTGGCCAGGTACCACGACGTCACGATCAGCGCGTCCGGGGTCTGGCGGATCCTGCACAAGCTCGGCCTGGGCCGGCTGCCGACCTCGCAACGCTACAAGCGCACCCAGACCCGGTGGAAGCGGTACGAGAAGCAGCGCCCCGGCCACGCGCTACAGGTGGACGTGAAGTTCATTGAGCCCTTGGGGCAGAAGGGGAAGAAGAAGCGGTACTACCAGTACACCGCGATCGACGACTGCACCCGCATCCGGGTACTGCGCGCCTACGAACGCAACGACCAGAAGACCGCGATCCAGTTCATCGACCACGTCCTCGCCAAGCTCCCGTTCCAGATCGAACGAGTCCAAACTGACAACGGTGCGGAGTTCGGGCAAGCGTTTCACTGGCACCTGCTCGATAAGGGCATCGACCACGTCAAGATCCGGCCCCGCACCCCACGCCTCAACGGCAAGGTGGAGAGGTCCCACCGGATCGACTCGGACGAGTTCTACAAGCTCCTCGAGGGCGAGGTCCTCGACGACACCCGCCTGTTCGCCGACCGACTCCAACAATGGGAAGACCACTACAACTACGATCGACCCCACGGCGCCCTCGGCGGCCAAACACCCTACGAGCGCCTCAAGCAGAAAGCAGCGGCCCCACTGTCATAG
- a CDS encoding MFS transporter, whose amino-acid sequence MVGFLVVMEFGSGMLQGWYPPLLGAIGTEFGVSPAELNWVVAAYLLASVVFVPTIGKLGDRYGHKRLLTITAATVALGSITVATAPTFGLLLVGRVLEAPLTATLALEFAIVRDRDEKSAGRSIGKLVSALTLGAAFGGLGSGLAFGVFNALRPTLWVPAVFLLLCVPIVWFLVPESNVRTEGRIDWIGAGLLSLGLVSVLTGIANAATWGWTNPVTWALVAVGAAVLVVWVLAERRISHPLVDIGVLVQRGIGLPLVIAFIFGAQLFGSQTASSVYMLSDPDVMGFGLGVTPAAVGTFVLAQAGAAFVSALNGFRLAGRIGSRSTVAVGGVLVAASYVMLILAPASLVGFYAAWAVRGLGNGLVISVLPAIIVKRAPADSVGIASALYTTSRTAAGAVAGAVFALVMSSFLMTVGTGAGATTTTSFTGYLAVWGICAGLGLVVAILALVIREPVEAVRLTAA is encoded by the coding sequence GTGGTCGGCTTCCTCGTCGTCATGGAGTTCGGCAGCGGAATGCTGCAGGGCTGGTATCCACCTCTCCTGGGCGCGATCGGCACCGAGTTCGGCGTCTCACCGGCAGAGCTCAACTGGGTCGTGGCCGCATACCTGCTCGCCTCCGTGGTGTTCGTGCCGACCATCGGCAAACTTGGGGACCGCTACGGGCACAAGCGGCTCCTCACGATCACTGCCGCCACGGTCGCGCTCGGATCGATCACCGTCGCGACGGCCCCCACCTTCGGACTCCTGCTCGTCGGCCGCGTCCTCGAGGCGCCGCTCACGGCGACACTCGCGCTCGAGTTCGCGATCGTTCGCGACCGTGACGAGAAGTCAGCCGGCCGCTCGATTGGGAAGCTCGTGAGTGCGCTGACGCTGGGGGCCGCGTTCGGCGGCCTCGGTTCCGGACTCGCGTTCGGCGTGTTCAATGCATTGCGGCCGACACTCTGGGTGCCCGCGGTGTTTCTTCTGCTGTGCGTGCCCATCGTCTGGTTCCTCGTGCCGGAGTCAAACGTCCGCACGGAGGGCAGGATCGACTGGATCGGGGCCGGGCTGCTCAGCCTGGGGCTGGTCAGCGTTCTGACCGGGATCGCGAACGCCGCGACGTGGGGTTGGACGAACCCCGTCACCTGGGCCCTGGTAGCGGTAGGCGCCGCGGTGCTCGTGGTCTGGGTGTTGGCGGAGCGCCGGATCAGCCACCCGCTCGTCGACATCGGGGTCCTCGTGCAGCGAGGAATCGGGCTGCCACTGGTGATAGCGTTCATCTTCGGTGCACAGCTGTTCGGCAGTCAGACGGCCTCGTCGGTGTACATGCTGAGCGACCCGGATGTGATGGGATTCGGCCTTGGCGTCACCCCCGCCGCCGTCGGCACGTTCGTGCTCGCGCAAGCCGGCGCCGCCTTCGTATCAGCCCTGAATGGCTTCCGGCTCGCAGGGCGGATCGGCTCGAGGTCCACTGTCGCCGTCGGCGGCGTCCTCGTTGCGGCAAGCTATGTGATGCTCATACTCGCGCCGGCGTCACTCGTCGGGTTCTACGCCGCGTGGGCGGTCCGTGGCCTCGGCAATGGCCTTGTCATCTCGGTACTGCCGGCGATCATCGTCAAGCGAGCACCTGCGGACTCCGTCGGCATCGCGTCCGCGCTCTACACGACCTCCCGCACCGCAGCCGGTGCGGTTGCGGGGGCGGTGTTCGCCCTCGTGATGTCCAGCTTCCTCATGACGGTCGGAACCGGAGCCGGGGCGACGACGACGACATCGTTCACCGGGTACCTCGCGGTCTGGGGGATCTGCGCGGGACTGGGTCTCGTGGTGGCCATCCTCGCTCTTGTCATCAGGGAGCCGGTCGAGGCGGTCCGGCTGACGGCTGCCTGA
- a CDS encoding trimeric intracellular cation channel family protein, translating to MSAQPIDFGGWKWTGDFTTLDLIAAGTNALNGALLARRPDHYKNFTVIGIFGMAFLMGLGGGITRDVIVNEVPGALTNPAYITVAFVCGLIGYLLAYGKGQMFREGLFQFVTSFSLPLYAIVGAQKGAAAGLPVLGILALAVIGPTSGRWYVDVSSGVTPKQFIRGEWFVSIAALTGLIWVICDAAGLNVWWSSGISFVIGYTLRVVALYRGWEEPLAKEPAGVYKHDDGRPLLGRKLAGKSERELHDLGLVVAKDSDTAK from the coding sequence ATGAGCGCCCAGCCGATCGACTTCGGCGGGTGGAAGTGGACCGGCGACTTCACGACGCTCGACCTGATCGCCGCAGGGACCAACGCCCTGAACGGGGCGCTGCTTGCGAGACGCCCTGACCACTACAAGAACTTCACGGTTATCGGCATCTTCGGTATGGCCTTCCTGATGGGCCTCGGGGGAGGCATCACGCGCGACGTGATCGTCAACGAGGTGCCTGGAGCCTTGACCAACCCGGCATACATCACGGTCGCCTTCGTCTGCGGGCTCATCGGCTATCTGCTGGCGTATGGCAAGGGCCAGATGTTCCGTGAGGGCCTGTTCCAGTTCGTGACGTCGTTCTCGCTTCCGCTGTATGCGATCGTCGGCGCGCAGAAGGGTGCCGCGGCCGGGCTTCCCGTGCTCGGCATCCTGGCCCTGGCCGTCATCGGCCCGACGTCCGGTCGCTGGTACGTCGATGTGTCCAGCGGCGTCACGCCCAAGCAGTTCATCCGCGGCGAGTGGTTCGTGAGCATCGCGGCGCTGACGGGCCTCATCTGGGTGATCTGCGACGCGGCGGGCCTGAACGTCTGGTGGTCGAGCGGCATTTCGTTCGTCATCGGCTACACGCTGCGCGTCGTCGCCCTGTACCGCGGCTGGGAGGAGCCGCTCGCGAAGGAGCCCGCCGGAGTCTACAAGCACGACGACGGCCGGCCGCTGCTCGGCCGCAAGCTCGCCGGCAAGTCGGAGCGCGAACTCCACGACCTCGGTCTCGTCGTCGCGAAAGACTCCGACACCGCGAAGTGA
- a CDS encoding M23 family metallopeptidase — protein sequence MGAPVAVAILAKTRIGRKLLVAAFIAIGLAVVLAITPIIAIPLAVAGSTASSAITGQVDAVTVGDWTYPLDGAYSKGRGFGYNPVIGCGYCSTNHQGYDMAQGCSATIYAAGPGRVITAGPYQGYGNAVLIDHGEGLITLYGHMQWGSLRVGVGSLVNAGTPLGAEGNTGKSYGCHLHFEVRQNGAAIDPAPFMAARGLPLT from the coding sequence ATGGGTGCCCCAGTCGCGGTCGCCATCCTCGCCAAGACGCGGATCGGCCGAAAGCTTCTGGTCGCCGCGTTCATCGCGATCGGGTTGGCCGTCGTGCTCGCGATCACGCCGATCATCGCGATACCGCTCGCCGTCGCCGGGAGCACCGCCTCATCTGCGATCACCGGCCAGGTCGACGCGGTCACTGTCGGCGACTGGACCTATCCGCTCGATGGTGCGTACTCCAAGGGTCGCGGGTTTGGCTACAACCCCGTCATCGGGTGCGGCTACTGCTCGACGAACCACCAGGGATACGACATGGCCCAGGGCTGCAGCGCGACCATCTACGCCGCAGGGCCGGGTCGGGTCATAACAGCTGGGCCCTATCAGGGGTACGGCAATGCCGTCCTGATCGACCACGGTGAAGGACTCATCACGCTGTACGGCCACATGCAGTGGGGCTCGCTGCGCGTCGGCGTCGGCTCGCTGGTGAATGCCGGCACCCCGCTCGGCGCGGAGGGAAACACCGGGAAGTCCTACGGCTGCCACCTCCATTTCGAAGTTCGCCAGAACGGCGCAGCCATCGACCCCGCGCCATTCATGGCCGCCCGAGGACTCCCCCTGACCTGA
- a CDS encoding ArsR family transcriptional regulator, producing the protein MPKYAIPANGESAEDPIEAFGNRLRAGMIGYLRQHPDQTKAEIAKALDVPAPTVTNALQKLLAAGLLSADPPQEEWSRGQRVRYRVRNDVVSELYLQFGQAIGEI; encoded by the coding sequence GTGCCCAAGTACGCCATCCCCGCCAACGGTGAGAGCGCGGAGGATCCCATCGAAGCCTTCGGGAACAGACTGCGAGCCGGCATGATCGGCTACCTTCGCCAGCATCCCGACCAGACGAAGGCTGAGATCGCGAAGGCTCTGGATGTTCCGGCTCCCACAGTGACCAACGCCTTGCAGAAGTTGCTCGCAGCCGGACTCCTGTCTGCTGATCCGCCGCAAGAAGAATGGTCTCGCGGCCAACGCGTCCGCTACCGCGTGCGCAATGACGTGGTCTCCGAGCTCTACCTGCAGTTCGGCCAGGCGATCGGCGAGATCTAG
- a CDS encoding IS110 family transposase, with translation MTIVAFSDPFVIGVDTHAKTHTYAVIDTASGQLLGCEQFPTTPPGIARAIGWTGRLTRGDAEALWAIEGVATYGARLARSVAGAGYEVVEAPRISAKARRGVGKSDPLDARAIASAVLPLEEDRLRRPRADDGTRQALRVLVSARDQMAVEKTVNINALTALLRSNDLGIDARKPLFMGQIGQVSRWQHRAEPLALATARDEAIRLARRIRDLHDTLIANHARLSELITASPAAPLLNETGIGAYTAAVVITAWSHPGRVRNDTAFASLAGVNPIPASSGNTTRHRLNRGGDRRLNKALHYIAITRMSRDPATKAYLDKRIAEGRTRREVRRCIKRYLARHLFRTLNALYGSAPDGSSSSVTFAPTIG, from the coding sequence ATGACCATCGTCGCGTTTTCTGACCCGTTCGTCATCGGCGTGGATACCCACGCGAAGACACACACCTATGCCGTCATCGACACGGCGTCGGGGCAGCTGCTGGGTTGCGAGCAGTTCCCCACCACCCCGCCGGGCATCGCCCGCGCGATCGGCTGGACCGGTCGCCTGACCCGAGGTGACGCGGAAGCCCTCTGGGCGATCGAGGGCGTCGCCACCTACGGAGCGAGACTTGCCCGCTCAGTCGCCGGGGCCGGATACGAGGTGGTCGAGGCGCCCCGGATTAGCGCGAAGGCCCGCCGCGGGGTCGGCAAGTCCGACCCGCTGGACGCGCGCGCTATCGCATCCGCCGTGCTGCCTCTGGAAGAGGACCGGTTGCGCCGTCCCCGCGCCGATGATGGGACCCGCCAGGCGCTGCGCGTGCTGGTATCTGCCCGCGACCAGATGGCCGTGGAGAAGACAGTGAACATCAATGCGCTGACCGCACTGCTGCGATCCAACGACCTCGGCATCGACGCCCGTAAGCCCCTGTTCATGGGCCAGATCGGTCAGGTATCGCGATGGCAGCACCGCGCCGAGCCGCTCGCCCTCGCTACCGCGCGAGACGAGGCCATCCGACTGGCCCGGCGGATCCGGGACCTGCACGACACGCTGATCGCGAACCATGCGCGTCTGAGCGAACTCATCACCGCGAGCCCCGCCGCGCCGCTGCTGAACGAGACCGGGATCGGCGCATACACCGCGGCGGTCGTCATCACCGCCTGGTCCCACCCCGGCAGAGTCCGAAACGACACCGCGTTCGCGTCTCTCGCCGGCGTCAACCCCATCCCCGCATCGAGCGGCAACACGACCCGGCACCGCCTGAACCGGGGCGGAGACCGGCGCCTGAACAAGGCACTGCACTACATTGCGATCACGCGGATGAGCCGCGACCCCGCCACCAAGGCCTACCTCGACAAGCGCATCGCCGAAGGTCGCACCCGACGCGAGGTCCGACGCTGCATCAAGCGCTACCTCGCCCGACACCTCTTTCGCACGCTCAACGCGCTCTATGGAAGCGCACCCGATGGATCCTCCTCGAGCGTCACCTTCGCTCCGACAATCGGCTGA
- a CDS encoding sulfatase-like hydrolase/transferase: MADKQPNIVVFFWDNFGWGELGCYGGGVLRGAPTPRIDKFASEGLKLLNFNVEAQCTPSRSAILTGRHPVRSGTHSVAMAPPDGLTRWEITTAQALSDAGYATGMWGKWHLGSDPENRSPVDFGFDEAVWSPRTADEVLWTTQSYFPNGNVTAKPYAGEMEIPIEPETIYSRKKGEDPVPVSVYDAEFRAGFDRKITEWAIDFMNRSHKDDKPFYMYLPYTQVHIPPIPDPEYVGKTKRGNWADILTQMDDFTGRVLDELDKLGIADDTIVVWASDNGADSTYHAPASDPDPLGAQWNGFSGPWRGSLFTALEGSNRTPCMIRWPGNVAAGRVSNELVHEVDLFTTLVLAGGGTVPNDRAIDGMDMRDFLLGDAEESGRETILCFNANRLQAIKWRQWKAHLFQQDDFYSTWVPYSIPHIFNLEWDPREENQVDFPHFWVAHPMAAAAAAFLKSLAMEPPIKPGTPDPYTPPAPGQLVPQEHLQIGPIVQYITTLHHPDPAPMELKDHQPDHGMGAHQGA, translated from the coding sequence ATGGCCGATAAGCAGCCGAACATCGTGGTGTTCTTCTGGGACAACTTCGGGTGGGGTGAGCTGGGATGCTATGGCGGTGGTGTGCTCCGCGGAGCGCCGACGCCGAGGATTGACAAGTTCGCGAGCGAGGGGCTCAAGCTCCTCAACTTCAACGTCGAGGCGCAGTGCACCCCGAGCCGCTCCGCGATCCTGACGGGTCGGCATCCCGTGCGCTCTGGAACGCACAGCGTCGCGATGGCGCCGCCGGACGGCCTCACGCGCTGGGAGATCACGACCGCGCAGGCTCTGTCCGATGCCGGGTACGCGACCGGGATGTGGGGCAAGTGGCATCTGGGCAGCGACCCCGAGAATCGGAGCCCGGTGGACTTCGGATTCGACGAGGCCGTGTGGTCGCCCCGGACCGCGGACGAGGTGCTGTGGACGACGCAGTCGTACTTCCCCAACGGCAACGTCACCGCGAAGCCTTACGCCGGAGAGATGGAGATCCCGATCGAGCCGGAGACCATCTACTCGCGCAAGAAGGGCGAGGACCCCGTGCCCGTGTCCGTGTATGACGCGGAGTTCCGGGCGGGTTTCGACCGGAAGATCACCGAGTGGGCGATCGACTTCATGAATCGTTCGCACAAGGACGACAAGCCGTTCTACATGTATCTGCCTTACACGCAGGTGCACATCCCGCCGATTCCCGACCCCGAGTACGTGGGCAAGACCAAGCGCGGCAACTGGGCGGACATCCTCACCCAGATGGATGACTTCACGGGTCGCGTGCTCGACGAGCTCGACAAGCTCGGCATCGCCGACGACACGATCGTGGTCTGGGCCTCTGACAACGGCGCGGACTCCACGTATCACGCGCCCGCGAGCGACCCGGATCCGTTGGGCGCGCAGTGGAACGGTTTCTCGGGGCCGTGGCGCGGCTCGCTGTTCACCGCGCTGGAGGGCTCGAACCGGACTCCGTGCATGATCCGCTGGCCGGGCAATGTGGCGGCTGGGCGCGTCAGCAACGAGCTGGTCCACGAGGTGGACCTCTTCACGACGCTCGTGCTCGCCGGAGGCGGAACCGTGCCGAACGATCGGGCAATCGACGGCATGGACATGCGCGACTTCCTCCTCGGGGATGCGGAGGAGTCCGGTCGTGAGACGATTCTCTGCTTCAATGCCAACCGGCTGCAGGCGATCAAGTGGCGCCAGTGGAAAGCACACCTGTTCCAGCAGGACGACTTCTACTCGACATGGGTGCCGTACAGCATCCCGCACATCTTCAACCTCGAATGGGATCCGCGCGAGGAGAATCAGGTCGACTTCCCGCACTTCTGGGTCGCACACCCGATGGCTGCCGCGGCCGCCGCGTTCCTGAAGTCCCTCGCGATGGAGCCGCCGATCAAACCGGGGACGCCAGATCCGTACACGCCGCCGGCACCCGGACAACTCGTACCGCAGGAGCATCTGCAGATCGGCCCCATCGTGCAGTACATCACCACGCTGCACCACCCGGATCCGGCGCCGATGGAGCTGAAGGACCACCAGCCGGACCACGGCATGGGTGCACACCAAGGCGCCTGA
- a CDS encoding LuxR C-terminal-related transcriptional regulator, whose protein sequence is MARDDEPAFDLLESKLARPPVRPGMVERRSLLERLAQPDGAAVVSIVAPAGYGKTTLLSQWADRDPRPFAWISVDENDNDPKILLSYVASALDRIEPISPSAFDALRSPASSVAGTVVPRLGAALAGIGQPVVIVVDDVHLVHDTQARAALSVLAEHVPAGSQLVFAGRSDPPVRVARLRVEGRLLEIGRRDLELTVEQAGALLAGAHAKVRDEDIVALHRSTEGWPVGLYLAALYIREGGDSDTMPTRFSGSDRLVGEYVESEFLERMSQGRRTFLTRASALDRMSASLCEAVLDVPGAAGSFEVLSKSHLLLVPLDREGHWYRFHHLFRDMLRAELTRHEPDMLPAIRRRAAAWCLEHDRPEEAMEYSILADDVDTAARLLQTLWSPVHRRGQIATLQRWFDWLDERHGIDRYPLNAMNAAFLAMTTGRAPAAERWMAAVDRWESSVSGSLDAYTAGMAATLHALACRDGVDRMRQDADEAARLLAKVDFQGAITPLLRGAACVLLGELDDAEALFADAASLSPKNQSIDVLAMVRCQQAIVAIARKDWAAAEAFTHQAQAALREAGVEHSYAAAFTQALWARMRQHRGEIAAARDALAMALRLRPILTYVLPDRAVQCRLLIARVQLALDDLAGARTVMREVDEILKRRPQLGVLVSEADELRRHLDAQRDVAPEGATSLTSAELRVLPLLATHLTYSEIASELFVSKNTVKSQAYSVFRKLGANSRGEAVMRSRELALLEA, encoded by the coding sequence GTGGCGCGCGACGACGAGCCGGCCTTCGATCTCCTGGAGTCGAAGCTGGCGCGGCCCCCCGTGCGCCCCGGAATGGTGGAGCGGCGGTCGCTGCTGGAGCGCCTCGCCCAGCCGGACGGTGCCGCCGTCGTCTCGATCGTCGCGCCGGCGGGGTACGGCAAGACCACGCTTCTCAGCCAGTGGGCCGATCGTGACCCCCGCCCGTTCGCCTGGATCTCGGTGGATGAGAATGACAACGACCCCAAGATCCTGCTGAGCTATGTCGCGTCAGCGCTCGACCGCATCGAGCCGATCTCGCCAAGCGCGTTCGACGCGCTCAGGTCCCCCGCGAGCTCGGTCGCGGGCACGGTCGTTCCACGGCTTGGAGCCGCGCTGGCCGGGATCGGCCAGCCCGTCGTGATCGTGGTGGATGATGTGCACCTGGTGCACGACACCCAGGCGCGCGCTGCGCTGTCGGTGCTTGCGGAGCATGTTCCAGCAGGCTCTCAACTGGTGTTCGCGGGTCGGTCGGATCCTCCCGTGCGGGTTGCTCGACTGCGGGTGGAAGGCCGACTGCTCGAGATCGGCAGACGCGATCTCGAGCTCACCGTCGAGCAGGCGGGCGCGCTGTTGGCCGGCGCACACGCCAAGGTGCGCGATGAGGACATTGTTGCGCTGCATCGCAGCACGGAGGGGTGGCCGGTCGGACTCTATCTGGCGGCGCTCTATATCCGCGAGGGTGGGGATTCTGACACGATGCCCACGCGCTTCAGCGGGAGCGACAGGCTCGTGGGCGAGTACGTCGAATCGGAGTTCCTCGAGCGGATGTCCCAAGGGCGCCGGACATTCTTGACGCGAGCATCGGCGCTGGATCGGATGTCGGCATCCCTCTGCGAAGCTGTGCTGGATGTGCCGGGTGCCGCCGGGTCGTTCGAAGTGCTGTCGAAGTCGCACCTCCTCCTCGTTCCACTCGACCGCGAGGGGCATTGGTATCGCTTCCATCACCTCTTCCGAGACATGCTGCGCGCCGAGTTGACCCGACATGAGCCCGACATGCTCCCGGCCATCCGGCGACGCGCCGCAGCATGGTGCCTGGAGCATGATCGGCCGGAGGAAGCGATGGAGTACTCGATCCTGGCGGACGACGTGGACACTGCGGCCCGCCTGCTCCAGACGCTCTGGAGTCCGGTCCATCGTCGCGGCCAGATCGCGACGCTGCAGCGTTGGTTCGACTGGCTCGACGAGCGACATGGCATCGACCGGTACCCGCTCAACGCGATGAATGCCGCCTTCCTGGCGATGACCACGGGACGCGCGCCGGCCGCCGAGCGCTGGATGGCGGCGGTCGATCGCTGGGAGTCGAGCGTGTCCGGCTCTCTCGATGCATACACAGCGGGGATGGCGGCCACCCTTCATGCCTTGGCGTGCAGAGATGGAGTTGATCGCATGCGCCAGGATGCCGACGAAGCCGCACGTCTGCTGGCCAAGGTCGACTTCCAGGGAGCGATTACGCCGCTCCTCCGGGGCGCCGCTTGCGTGCTGCTCGGTGAGCTCGATGACGCCGAGGCCTTGTTTGCGGACGCGGCGAGTCTATCTCCCAAGAATCAGTCCATCGACGTCCTCGCCATGGTGCGCTGCCAGCAGGCGATCGTGGCGATCGCCCGCAAGGACTGGGCAGCAGCTGAGGCGTTCACCCACCAGGCACAAGCCGCCCTTCGCGAGGCAGGTGTGGAGCACTCCTATGCCGCGGCCTTCACACAGGCGCTGTGGGCTCGCATGCGACAGCATCGCGGCGAGATCGCGGCTGCGCGCGACGCGCTCGCGATGGCACTCCGGCTGCGTCCCATCCTCACTTACGTGCTCCCCGACCGCGCAGTCCAGTGCCGCTTGCTGATCGCGCGCGTCCAGCTGGCACTCGACGATCTCGCGGGGGCCCGGACCGTGATGCGCGAGGTCGATGAGATCCTGAAGCGACGGCCGCAGCTGGGCGTCCTGGTCTCGGAGGCCGACGAGCTGCGACGTCACCTAGACGCGCAGCGCGATGTCGCTCCCGAGGGGGCGACATCGCTCACCAGCGCCGAGCTGCGGGTGCTGCCGTTGCTGGCGACACACCTGACCTATTCCGAGATCGCCTCGGAGCTGTTCGTCTCGAAGAACACCGTCAAGTCGCAGGCGTATTCTGTGTTCCGAAAGCTCGGAGCGAACTCCCGCGGTGAAGCGGTCATGCGGTCCCGGGAGCTCGCGCTTCTCGAAGCCTGA
- a CDS encoding SCO6880 family protein, translating into MSTTPDLTRPIRLPRRSGQGVVLGLDPWQLAFIAAAAIVVLVSVNRFGPPGLLFAAPIYLALGGVALVTIHGMSAPRMAGLWMLKVTRQAMGATKHVYRPEGVHVAGTLNIPGVRASIQLWDVDGVACVYNPHDRTASVTAELEVQGFLMSDVAERFDLAQQWARVLASFTQRVGIKRVTLQERTLPTTIRSAREHYDTIVNRRSLDTDSPVARNYTRVMDASERYAVAHRNYLTFTLDLVALGPQLKSLGGGKDAVQALARIEAGNLADALQSAHIKVRRWLGPRDVAALARIAVDPESATDVQNREDDRSGVDPTAIGPMYLEEPKGRHGVVFTDSGVHTTMWIHEWPRSDAPVGFVSPLVFARHPRTGEAVTHIFSLVLTPVPVSRALRRIRDEKKVWRGNEKLRAKRGADGSAADAADWDALEKQEQEIVAGHGEFRYGAYLTISAGDEAELDQAIAGMRNALARAGMEAQILYCQQAEALMVNALPVGLGMK; encoded by the coding sequence ATGAGCACAACACCTGACCTCACCCGACCGATTCGACTCCCCCGCCGCTCAGGGCAAGGTGTCGTTCTCGGCCTCGACCCCTGGCAGCTGGCGTTCATCGCCGCCGCCGCGATCGTTGTCCTCGTCTCGGTGAACAGGTTCGGCCCTCCAGGTCTGCTGTTCGCCGCGCCGATCTACCTCGCCCTGGGCGGAGTCGCCCTCGTGACGATCCACGGGATGTCGGCACCGCGGATGGCCGGGCTATGGATGCTCAAAGTCACTCGGCAAGCGATGGGCGCCACAAAGCACGTTTACCGACCCGAGGGAGTTCATGTCGCGGGCACGCTCAACATCCCAGGCGTGCGCGCTTCTATTCAGCTGTGGGATGTCGACGGCGTGGCCTGCGTATATAACCCGCACGACCGCACAGCCTCGGTGACGGCAGAGCTTGAAGTGCAGGGCTTCCTCATGAGCGACGTGGCCGAGCGCTTCGACCTTGCGCAGCAATGGGCGCGCGTCCTCGCGTCGTTCACGCAGCGCGTCGGGATAAAGCGAGTGACGCTCCAAGAGCGAACGCTACCGACAACGATTCGGTCGGCTCGCGAGCACTACGACACGATCGTGAACCGGCGGAGCCTCGACACAGATTCCCCCGTAGCCCGCAATTACACACGAGTGATGGATGCTTCGGAGCGGTATGCCGTGGCACACCGCAATTACCTGACGTTCACACTCGACCTCGTCGCGCTCGGCCCGCAGTTGAAGTCGCTGGGAGGCGGCAAGGATGCCGTGCAGGCGCTCGCCCGCATTGAGGCCGGCAACCTCGCCGACGCTCTGCAATCGGCGCACATCAAGGTGCGGCGGTGGCTCGGGCCGCGCGACGTCGCGGCCCTGGCGCGGATCGCAGTCGATCCGGAGTCCGCCACAGATGTTCAGAACCGGGAAGACGACCGATCCGGCGTGGATCCGACCGCCATCGGCCCGATGTACCTCGAAGAGCCCAAGGGCCGACACGGAGTCGTCTTCACAGACTCAGGAGTCCACACAACGATGTGGATCCACGAATGGCCACGCTCCGACGCGCCCGTCGGATTCGTCTCCCCGCTTGTGTTCGCCCGGCATCCGCGCACAGGCGAGGCCGTGACACACATCTTCTCGCTCGTCCTCACCCCCGTCCCCGTCTCGCGAGCGCTTAGGCGTATCCGCGACGAGAAGAAGGTCTGGCGCGGAAACGAAAAGCTCCGCGCGAAGCGAGGGGCAGACGGGTCGGCGGCGGATGCGGCCGATTGGGATGCTCTCGAGAAGCAGGAGCAGGAGATCGTCGCCGGCCACGGAGAGTTCCGATACGGCGCCTACCTGACGATCAGCGCGGGTGATGAGGCAGAGCTTGACCAGGCAATCGCCGGCATGCGAAATGCGCTGGCGCGCGCGGGTATGGAAGCCCAGATCCTGTACTGCCAGCAGGCGGAAGCGCTCATGGTGAATGCCCTCCCAGTCGGGCTGGGGATGAAGTGA